The genomic DNA CCCCGGGAGCACCGGAGCGGGACCAGTGTCCGCACCCGCACCCGCCTGTCCAAGACCGGGAACGCCCGGCTCCGGAAGGCCCTGTACCTGCCGACCCTAACGGCGATCCGGTTCAACCCCCTGTTGAAACGGTTCTATGATCGCCTGGTGGCCGCCGGGAAGGCCAAGATGCAAGCCGTCGGGGCGTGCATGCGGAAGTTGGTCATGATCTGCTACGGGGTCCTCAAGAACCGGGCTCCGTTCGACCCGGCGTGGAGCATGGTTCGGCCGCCGGTCGGGGGTGCGCCCGACCATCCCCGACCGGCGGATGAATCATGCGTTTTTGCCCCTTGACAACACGCTACCTTGTTCGGCGTCTGGTGTCGCGGGGAACTCCCACAGCACGACCTCCGGCGGGATCGGCTCCGGGTGCAACCGGCACCAGTGGTAAGCGAGCCCGTCCAGCCGAAACATCGCCTCGTACAACCCGGCGTAGTCCTGCGTCTCGCGGTCCATCCAGCGATGCAGGTGGGCGAACGTCCCGCGGACAAACTCGGCGACCCAACCGCCCATCGTCCCGTCGCAGAGGTGCCGGGCGACGAACTCCTCGCACGCCGCGAACAGCTCCGGCTTGTCGTCCCAGTTGGCCCCAGCATTCCGCACT from Fimbriiglobus ruber includes the following:
- a CDS encoding transposase, with amino-acid sequence MARVIKLLGKEADAMQAAADALIAATPEMAADRVLLASIPGVGDQTASTVLAELPPVAHIPSAQAAAAYAGLAPREHRSGTSVRTRTRLSKTGNARLRKALYLPTLTAIRFNPLLKRFYDRLVAAGKAKMQAVGACMRKLVMICYGVLKNRAPFDPAWSMVRPPVGGAPDHPRPADESCVFAP